One genomic segment of Rivularia sp. PCC 7116 includes these proteins:
- a CDS encoding carotenoid oxygenase family protein, whose translation MQNFQIDEIASTVAEKSYSRESWQGGYQSVKEEYDYWIDDIEGEIPADLNGTLFRNGPGLLDINGQNIHHPFDGDGMISRITFTNGRAHFRNRFIRTQAYLEEQKAGKILYRGVFGTQKPGGWLANAFDFNLKNIANTNVIYWGGKLLALWEAAEPHKLDPQTLETLGKEYFDKVLSEGEAFAAHPRFDPSCEQDNGEPCLVNFSIKPGLSTTITIFELNTAGKIIRKTAHSVPGFAFIHDFAITPNYCILFQNPVAFNPIPFALGMRGAGECIKFQGNQPTKVIIIPRTSGTNEDNNKNKVQILETQSGFVFHHCNAFEKDSEIIIDSICYENLPEVEPESDFRETDFDALKPGQLWRFHLNLKDNKVSRELIESRCCEFPCVHPEKVGREYRYLYTGAAHGDSGNAPLQAFEKVDLQTGEKQIWSAAPDGFASEPNFVPRNRHGDEDDGWLLGLVYDSNHHRSDVVILDAKDLNKEPIARLHLKHHIPYGLHGNFVNDVFVNS comes from the coding sequence ATGCAGAATTTTCAAATTGACGAAATAGCTTCAACTGTTGCCGAAAAATCTTATAGTCGTGAAAGTTGGCAAGGTGGATATCAATCCGTAAAAGAAGAGTACGATTACTGGATTGATGATATTGAGGGGGAAATACCGGCAGATTTAAACGGTACGCTGTTTAGAAATGGTCCCGGTTTGTTGGATATTAACGGACAAAATATTCATCATCCTTTTGATGGTGATGGGATGATTAGTAGAATTACTTTTACCAACGGACGCGCTCATTTTCGCAATCGTTTTATTCGGACTCAGGCTTATTTAGAAGAGCAAAAAGCCGGAAAAATCCTTTATCGCGGCGTATTTGGTACGCAAAAACCCGGCGGTTGGTTGGCAAATGCTTTCGATTTTAATTTGAAAAATATTGCGAATACTAATGTTATTTATTGGGGTGGTAAGCTGTTAGCGTTATGGGAAGCAGCAGAACCTCATAAACTCGATCCTCAAACTTTAGAAACTTTAGGTAAAGAATATTTTGACAAGGTTTTATCTGAAGGGGAAGCTTTTGCCGCTCATCCACGTTTCGATCCTAGCTGCGAACAAGATAATGGCGAACCTTGTTTGGTCAATTTTTCTATCAAGCCGGGATTATCTACAACTATTACTATCTTTGAATTAAATACTGCGGGTAAAATTATCCGTAAAACCGCTCATAGCGTTCCAGGTTTTGCTTTTATTCACGATTTTGCAATTACTCCTAATTACTGCATATTGTTTCAAAATCCCGTTGCTTTTAATCCGATTCCTTTTGCTTTGGGAATGCGCGGTGCAGGAGAATGTATTAAATTTCAAGGAAATCAACCGACTAAAGTAATTATAATTCCGCGAACATCGGGTACTAATGAAGATAACAATAAAAATAAAGTACAAATATTAGAAACGCAATCTGGTTTTGTGTTTCACCATTGCAACGCTTTTGAAAAGGATTCGGAAATAATTATTGATTCTATTTGCTACGAAAATTTACCAGAAGTCGAACCCGAAAGCGATTTTCGAGAAACTGATTTTGATGCTTTAAAACCCGGACAATTATGGCGGTTTCATCTTAATCTCAAAGATAATAAAGTAAGCCGAGAATTAATCGAAAGCCGTTGCTGTGAATTCCCTTGCGTGCATCCAGAGAAAGTTGGGCGTGAATATCGTTATTTATACACGGGTGCGGCTCATGGTGATAGCGGCAATGCACCATTGCAAGCATTTGAAAAAGTAGATTTACAAACCGGTGAAAAACAAATTTGGAGCGCTGCACCTGATGGTTTTGCTAGCGAGCCGAATTTTGTGCCGCGAAATCGTCATGGTGATGAAGATGATGGTTGGTTGTTGGGTTTGGTGTACGATTCAAATCATCAT